In the Caenorhabditis elegans chromosome X genome, one interval contains:
- the chts-1 gene encoding EGF-like domain-containing protein (Partially confirmed by transcript evidence), whose translation MGEHYSDGRQSDSCTKNIMVMRLLLFYFIIAILTNDVHSIKKTNGLIGQPCLMNEKRRCISENTECIDEICMCASFYKAVDGVCVTEKSKTLTQQCRIDSDCRGPGEFCSSFSICMCRSSHVDVGTQCKPVIYPGQHGCEDSIQCNKGFPGANCDVNRNCVCPVGFLAIQQTCVSNQQAAHHPPIRNEIMLQNEIMADHRTINQSFRGNFFRRRNYDGPRAYQIAPDLTCSYDNQCAGYPLAICHSVCQCVKGALNTGTTCIASSTAIQTSVACPAGQTYIREAGVCMTVQQPGEPCQYSQQCSALEPGAYCLKMRCECVYGMKKSSNGCTFVNNDCKERGHIFISEIGECREVFPPGGKGCSHNLQCSGAYPDATCFMQTCTCPPNLPVAADGTCGRSCPNNQVYSGVTGECLPEKQPGQDCIYSSQCQASFGGLVCDKNTCRCPNGLVFDGLKCSHGCPPHKRVIDKEICVEGCPSGIVEVAGRCVKQVSIGQPCVANAQCNFGSFCQSGTCQCPPGFYVQDEQCQAIESEPNESCQNNEKCTKGSVCYNGKCSCPRNHELINGHCQQNRAAAHAYNTALENIRKIRLRFASQSKSRNSSPQLTDVENDNDTVPIGSACVRIGVTCDGGSVCVAGICVCPLGKTPRNGVCIEHVAARPGTSCQNEEECVDHSYCSPETNKCECMKASQMVIGGECRERLKAHPGYGCTMGEMCVGNSVCVNGKCACVDGKVEINKICIDQVSAKPGDTCGKGIICEGGSYCNTDSGKCACRRGENSINGICKGFTFVYPGDLCTDITSRCTGGSYCARGRCECPPRMSAIDKKCVHQQTAAPGEPCSEKVACSPFSVCENNVCKCVNNMMIRDKMCVQRRKVNIGNSCNNEDQCLGNSTCMDNNCQCGIGFVASMDVCVLRKTVTPGYLCNPEDICTGQSVCIKGVCQCQPDYKQMHNICVKKNIGIEGSPCSSRDDCGEGLMCGASGKCSCPEGLFSVNGKCRSYVQLGQTCTSDDRCAERNAQCQENYCTCRTGYTNINGQCAANIVTPAEPETLSQVKSGLLGHICTSNDHCKIAHSQCRRNVCQCIDGYRIFGSTQCIPRPGKPKERKTEKESKLVELGDKCDKLSLCSKGAICEKGVCSCPETFFESDGACVKNVAKIKVVVPPLSSCLGGEECSGNSECVHGICFCKEEFTLFEGKCQRLRIIEKLTVLESKKLIKPIKAHTTPTAASNTTPIPVKTTTTLQTTTATTLPENYVSSSTNRPLTPIIISMKLGSTSSPSPQITSNPEYKWRLSKPGHMCDNKTHCTNCSVCVNGFCRCPEGLVHYGDKCVSEIDATKCLASNQCPSGAQCVKGECRCKPGLGITRYGFCVPITFAEPGTSCAYGEHCQKDSHCEDGLCTCNEPLVLKENKCVVSPREQTRRRQPSRLLTECPRDGSCRLPSCFCTSTGKIPPNNFDTKQVPQMVMLSFDDPITDRIINTLKSLFSGSIRNPNGCAIKGTFFVSHQWNNYDQSLWLHSTNHEIGVNSITREDLSGRTQERWYKEQKGMRETLAEFSFIDRSHIIGTRAPELKIGGDAQYRMMSENNFTFDNSMLVSSPYWPQTLDHKLAWECDGNCPTQSHKAIWEIPIQNIQANDTRWYKTLTRAMKPFDSRDSVTKMLQRNFMNHYKTNRAPFILTLDTEFLTYLPDNGAVYALRDFLKFIVQKQDVFVVTGSQIIDYMRNPVDLNNIKSLRSWQCKPQMKDEANPCENPTTCSFSGRARGQFAHSFRMCGVCPKSYPWI comes from the exons ATGGGAGAGCACTATTCGGATGGTCGACAGTCCGACAGTTGTACCAAAAACATCATGGTGATGCGacttttgttattttatttcataatag ccattttgaCAAATGACGTgcattcaataaaaaagacTAATGGCCTGATTGGTCAACCTTGTTTGATGAATGAAAAACGAAGATGTATTTCGGAAAATACCGAATGTATTGATGAAATTTGCATGTGTGCAAGTTTTTACAAAGCCGTTGATGGAGTCTGTGTAACTGAGAAAA GTAAGACACTCACCCAGCAGTGTCGTATCGACAGCGATTGCCGCGGACCCGGAGAGTTTTGCTCTTCGTTCTCAATTTGTATGTGCCGCAGCTCTCATGTTGATGTCGGCACCCAATGCAAACCGG TAATCTACCCTGGTCAGCATGGATGTGAAGACTCCATACAATGCAATAAGGGATTTCCTGGTGCTAACTGCGATGTTAATAGAAACTGTGTGTGCCCTGTTGGTTTTTTGGCAATTCAGCAGACCTGTGTTTCAAATCAGCAAGCAGCACATCACCCGCCAATTCGAAATG aaataatgtTACAAAATGAGATAATGGCAGATCATCGAACAATCAACCAATCGTTCCGAGGCAACTTTTTCAGAAGGAGAAATTATGATGGGCCAAGAGCATACCAAATTGCTCCAGATCTCACTTGCTCCTATGATAATCAATGCGCAGGGTATCCCTTGGCAATTTGCCACTCAGTTTGTCAGTGCGTAAAGGGAGCATTGAATACAGGAACCACTTGTATCGCATCTTCAACag ccaTTCAAACGTCTGTTGCGTGTCCTGCTGGTCAAACTTACATCCGCGAGGCTGGAGTCTGCATGACAG TTCAACAACCGGGCGAGCCTTGTCAATACTCACAACAATGCTCCGCACTGGAACCAGGAGCGTATTGCTTGAAAATGAG atgtgaaTGTGTGTATGGAATGAAGAAAAGCAGTAACGGATGCACATTTGTCAATAATGACTGTAAGGAAAGAGGTCATATTTTTATTAGCGAAATTGGGGAATGTAGAGAAG TTTTCCCTCCTGGGGGCAAGGGATGTTCCCATAACCTTCAATGCTCTGGCGCATATCCTGACGCTACCTGCTTTATGCAAACCTGCACTTGTCCACCTAACTTACCAGTCGCCGCTGATGGAACATGTGGAAGATCCTGTCCAAACAATCAAGTTTACTCCGGTGTCACAGGAGAATGTCTCCCAG AGAAGCAACCCGGGCAGGACTGTATTTACTCTTCACAGTGTCAAGCGTCGTTCGGTGGTCTTGTGTGTGACAAAAATACATGTCGGTGTCCGAATGGACTTGTCTTTGATGGACTGAAATGCTCACATGGTTGTCCTCCCCACAAAAGAGTCATTGACAAAGAAATTTGCGTTGAAG gATGTCCATCTGGCATTGTTGAAGTTGCTGGGCGTTGCGTGAAACAAGTTTCAATTGGACAACCTTGTGTTGCTAATGCTCAATGTAATTTTGGAAGCTTCTGTCAAAGTGGAACCTGCCAATGTCCTCCTGGATTTTATGTTCAAGATGAACAGTGCCAAGCAA ttgaaaGTGAACCTAatgaaagttgccaaaataaCGAGAAATGTACAAAGGGGTCTGTTTGCTATAATGGAAAGTGTTCGTGTCCAAGAAATCACGAGTTGATCAATGGTCATTGCCAGCAGAATCGAGCAG CTGCGCATGCTTATAACACTGCCCTTGAAAACATTCGTAAAATCCGACTTCGATTCGCAAGTCAATCAAAATCACGTAACTCTTCACCTCAACTAACCGATGTAGAGAATGATAATGATACTG TTCCAATCGGTAGTGCTTGCGTCAGAATCGGAGTAACATGTGATGGTGGATCAGTCTGTGTTGCTGGAATATGTGTATGTCCATTAGGTAAAACTCCGAGAAATGGAGTATGCATTGAACATGTAGCAG CTCGTCCTGGAACTTCCTGTCAAAACGAAGAAGAATGTGTCGATCACAGTTACTGCTCCCCAGAAACCAACAAATGCGAATGTATGAAAGCATCTCAAATGGTCATTGGAGGGGAGTGCCGCGAACGTTTGAAGGCTCATCCAGGATATGGATGTACGATGGGAGAAATGTGTGTCGGAAACTCAGTCTGTGTTAATGGAAAGTGTGCTTGTGTTgatggaaaagttgaaattaatAAGATCTGCATCGATCAAGTGTCAGCGAAGCCAGGAGATACATGCGGCAAGGGAATTATTTGTGAAGGAGGTAGTTATTGCAACACTGATTCTGGTAAATGTGCTTGTCGCAGAGGAGAGAATTCTATCAATGGT ATCTGCAAGGGTTTTACTTTTGTCTATCCAGGAGATCTCTGTACGGATATCACATCTAGATGCACGGGAGGTTCTTATTGTGCAAGAGGGCGATGTGAATGCCCACCCAGAATGAGCGCAATTGACAAGAAATGCGTGCATCAGCAAACAg CTGCCCCAGGTGAACCATGCTCAGAAAAGGTTGCCTGTTCACCATTCTCAGTATGTGAAAATAACGTGTGCAAATGTGTAAATAACATGATGATCCGGGACAAAATGTGCGTGCAAAGAAGAAAAGTTAATATTGGAAACTCGTGCAACAACGAAGACCAATGCCTTGGAAACTCTACATGCATGGATAACAATTGCCAATGTGGAATTGGCTTTGTTGCCAGCATGGATGTTTGTGTTCTGAGGAAAACTG TAACTCCGGGATATCTATGCAACCCTGAAGATATTTGTACTGGACAATCTGTATGCATCAAAGGAGTATGTCAATGCCAGCCTGATTACAAGCAAATGCACAATATATGTGTTAAGAAAAATATAGGAATTGAAGGAAGTCCTTGCTCGTCAAGAGATGACTGTGGAGAAGGTCTGATGTGTGGTGCTTCTGGGAAATGTTCTTGCCCAGAAGGACTTTTTTCAGTCAATGGAAAATGTAGAAGTTATG TTCAACTCGGACAAACTTGCACTAGTGACGATCGATGTGCCGAAAGAAATGCCCAATGCCAAGAAAACTATTGCACGTGTAGAACCGGATACACTAACATTAATGGACAGTGTGCTGCAAACATTGTGACTCCAGCTGAACCAGAAACTTTGTCACAAGTAAAAT CTGGTCTTCTCGGTCATATCTGTACATCGAATGACCATTGCAAAATTGCCCATTCTCAATGCCGTCGTAATGTTTGTCAATGTATTGATGGATATAGAATATTCGGATCAACCCAGTGTATTCCAAGACCTGGAAAACCGAAggaaagaaaaacggaaaaagaaAGTAAATTGGTAGAACTCGGCGATAAATGTGATAAACTATCATTGTGCTCAAAGGGAGCAATTTGTGAGAAGGGAGTGTGTTCCTGTCCTGAAACATTCTTTGAGAGTGATGGAGCTTGTGTGAAAAacgttgcaaaaattaaag TTGTGGTTCCTCCGTTGTCATCGTGTTTGGGTGGAGAAGAATGTAGTGGAAATAGTGAATGCGTTCATGGAATCTGCTTCTGTAAAGAAGAATTCACTCTGTTCGAGGGAAAATGTCAAAGATTAAGGATTATAGAGAAGTTGACTGTTCTCGAATCTAAGAAATTGATCAAGCCGATCAAGGCACATACTACTCCTACAGCTGCATCGAATACGACGCCAATTCCTGTGAAAACTACTACGACTCTTCAAACTACAACAGCTACGACGTTACCTGAAAATTACGTTTCCAGTTCTACAAATCGCCCTTTAACACCAATTATTATTTCAATGAAACTTGGATCAACTTCGTCTCCATCCCCACAAATCACTTCAAATCCAGAATACAAATGGAGAC tttCTAAACCCGGGCATATGTGTGATAACAAAACGCATTGCACAAATTGTTCTGTTTGTGTAAATGGTTTCTGTCGGTGTCCCGAAGGTCTTGTACATTATGGGGATAAATGTGTCAGTGAAATTGATG CAACTAAATGCCTGGCTTCTAATCAATGTCCATCCGGAGCTCAATGTGTGAAAGGAGAGTGTAGATGCAAGCCAGGACTTGGTATCACAAGATATGGATTTTGTGTTCCAATAACTTTCG CTGAGCCCGGAACATCTTGTGCGTATGGAGAACACTGTCAAAAAGATTCCCACTGTGAAGATGGTCTTTGTACATGCAATGAGCCCCTAGTcttgaaagaaaacaaatgcGTTGTATCACCACGag AACAAACAAGAAGACGTCAACCTTCAAGACTTCTGACCGAATGCCCGAGAGACGGATCATGCAGACTTCCCAGTTGCTTCTGCACTAG CACTGGAAAAATACCACCAAACAACTTCGACACGAAACAAGTTCCCCAAATGGTTATGTTGTCCTTCGACGATCCAATCACTGATAGAATCATTAACACTTTGAAATCTTTGTTCAGTGGAAGTATTCGCAATCCGAATGGATGTGCAATCAAAGGAACATTCTTTGTATCTCATCAGTGGAACAATTACGACCAATCCCTTTGGCTACATAGTACAAACCACGAGATTGGTGTGAATTCGATTACAAGAGAGGATCTTTCCGGTCGAACTCAAGAGAGATGGTACAAAGAACAAAAAGGAATGCGTGAAACACTTGCAGAGTTCAGTTTTATTGATAGATCTCATATTATTGGAACTCGGGCGCCGGAGCTTAAAATTGGAG gtgATGCTCAATATCGAATGATGTCTGAAAACAACTTTACTTTTGATAACTCAATGTTGGTCAGCAGCCCATATTGGCCACAAACGTTAGATCACAAATTAGCTTGGGAATGTGACGGAAATTGTCCAACACAAAGCCATAAGGCTATTTGGGAAATTCCAATTCAAAACATACAGGCAAATGACACGAGATGGTACAAAACATTAACGCGGGCCATGAAACCGTTTGACTCTCGTGATTCTGTGACAAAAATGCTCCAGAGAAACTTCATGAACCATTACAAAACCAACCGTGCACCATTTATATTAACATTGGACACTGAATTTTTGACGTATCTTCCAGACAATGGTGCAGTTTACGCTCTCagagactttttgaaattc attgttcaaaaacaagacGTTTTCGTGGTCACAGGAAGTCAAATTATTGATTACATGAGAAATCCGGTGGACCTTAACAATATTAAAAGTCTGCGTTCGTGGCAGTGCAAACCTCAAATGAAAGATGAAGCTAACCCATGCGAG aatcctaCGACGTGCAGTTTCAGTGGAAGAGCGAGAGGACAATTTGCGCATAGTTTCCGAATGTGTGGCGTTTGTCCCAAATCTTATCCTTGgatttaa
- the chts-1 gene encoding EGF-like domain-containing protein (Partially confirmed by transcript evidence) — MRLLFLVFILAEIMLQNEIMADHRTINQSFRGNFFRRRNYDGPRAYQIAPDLTCSYDNQCAGYPLAICHSVCQCVKGALNTGTTCIASSTAIQTSVACPAGQTYIREAGVCMTVQQPGEPCQYSQQCSALEPGAYCLKMRCECVYGMKKSSNGCTFVNNDCKERGHIFISEIGECREVFPPGGKGCSHNLQCSGAYPDATCFMQTCTCPPNLPVAADGTCGRSCPNNQVYSGVTGECLPEKQPGQDCIYSSQCQASFGGLVCDKNTCRCPNGLVFDGLKCSHGCPPHKRVIDKEICVEGCPSGIVEVAGRCVKQVSIGQPCVANAQCNFGSFCQSGTCQCPPGFYVQDEQCQAIESEPNESCQNNEKCTKGSVCYNGKCSCPRNHELINGHCQQNRAVPIGSACVRIGVTCDGGSVCVAGICVCPLGKTPRNGVCIEHVAARPGTSCQNEEECVDHSYCSPETNKCECMKASQMVIGGECRERLKAHPGYGCTMGEMCVGNSVCVNGKCACVDGKVEINKICIDQVSAKPGDTCGKGIICEGGSYCNTDSGKCACRRGENSINGICKGFTFVYPGDLCTDITSRCTGGSYCARGRCECPPRMSAIDKKCVHQQTAAPGEPCSEKVACSPFSVCENNVCKCVNNMMIRDKMCVQRRKVNIGNSCNNEDQCLGNSTCMDNNCQCGIGFVASMDVCVLRKTVTPGYLCNPEDICTGQSVCIKGVCQCQPDYKQMHNICVKKNIGIEGSPCSSRDDCGEGLMCGASGKCSCPEGLFSVNGKCRSYVQLGQTCTSDDRCAERNAQCQENYCTCRTGYTNINGQCAANIVTPAEPETLSQVKSGLLGHICTSNDHCKIAHSQCRRNVCQCIDGYRIFGSTQCIPRPGKPKERKTEKESKLVELGDKCDKLSLCSKGAICEKGVCSCPETFFESDGACVKNVAKIKVVVPPLSSCLGGEECSGNSECVHGICFCKEEFTLFEGKCQRLRIIEKLTVLESKKLIKPIKAHTTPTAASNTTPIPVKTTTTLQTTTATTLPENYVSSSTNRPLTPIIISMKLGSTSSPSPQITSNPEYKWRLSKPGHMCDNKTHCTNCSVCVNGFCRCPEGLVHYGDKCVSEIDATKCLASNQCPSGAQCVKGECRCKPGLGITRYGFCVPITFAEPGTSCAYGEHCQKDSHCEDGLCTCNEPLVLKENKCVVSPREQTRRRQPSRLLTECPRDGSCRLPSCFCTSTGKIPPNNFDTKQVPQMVMLSFDDPITDRIINTLKSLFSGSIRNPNGCAIKGTFFVSHQWNNYDQSLWLHSTNHEIGVNSITREDLSGRTQERWYKEQKGMRETLAEFSFIDRSHIIGTRAPELKIGGDAQYRMMSENNFTFDNSMLVSSPYWPQTLDHKLAWECDGNCPTQSHKAIWEIPIQNIQANDTRWYKTLTRAMKPFDSRDSVTKMLQRNFMNHYKTNRAPFILTLDTEFLTYLPDNGAVYALRDFLKFIVQKQDVFVVTGSQIIDYMRNPVDLNNIKSLRSWQCKPQMKDEANPCENPTTCSFSGRARGQFAHSFRMCGVCPKSYPWI; from the exons ATGCGGTTATTGTTCTTAGTGTTTATATTAGCAG aaataatgtTACAAAATGAGATAATGGCAGATCATCGAACAATCAACCAATCGTTCCGAGGCAACTTTTTCAGAAGGAGAAATTATGATGGGCCAAGAGCATACCAAATTGCTCCAGATCTCACTTGCTCCTATGATAATCAATGCGCAGGGTATCCCTTGGCAATTTGCCACTCAGTTTGTCAGTGCGTAAAGGGAGCATTGAATACAGGAACCACTTGTATCGCATCTTCAACag ccaTTCAAACGTCTGTTGCGTGTCCTGCTGGTCAAACTTACATCCGCGAGGCTGGAGTCTGCATGACAG TTCAACAACCGGGCGAGCCTTGTCAATACTCACAACAATGCTCCGCACTGGAACCAGGAGCGTATTGCTTGAAAATGAG atgtgaaTGTGTGTATGGAATGAAGAAAAGCAGTAACGGATGCACATTTGTCAATAATGACTGTAAGGAAAGAGGTCATATTTTTATTAGCGAAATTGGGGAATGTAGAGAAG TTTTCCCTCCTGGGGGCAAGGGATGTTCCCATAACCTTCAATGCTCTGGCGCATATCCTGACGCTACCTGCTTTATGCAAACCTGCACTTGTCCACCTAACTTACCAGTCGCCGCTGATGGAACATGTGGAAGATCCTGTCCAAACAATCAAGTTTACTCCGGTGTCACAGGAGAATGTCTCCCAG AGAAGCAACCCGGGCAGGACTGTATTTACTCTTCACAGTGTCAAGCGTCGTTCGGTGGTCTTGTGTGTGACAAAAATACATGTCGGTGTCCGAATGGACTTGTCTTTGATGGACTGAAATGCTCACATGGTTGTCCTCCCCACAAAAGAGTCATTGACAAAGAAATTTGCGTTGAAG gATGTCCATCTGGCATTGTTGAAGTTGCTGGGCGTTGCGTGAAACAAGTTTCAATTGGACAACCTTGTGTTGCTAATGCTCAATGTAATTTTGGAAGCTTCTGTCAAAGTGGAACCTGCCAATGTCCTCCTGGATTTTATGTTCAAGATGAACAGTGCCAAGCAA ttgaaaGTGAACCTAatgaaagttgccaaaataaCGAGAAATGTACAAAGGGGTCTGTTTGCTATAATGGAAAGTGTTCGTGTCCAAGAAATCACGAGTTGATCAATGGTCATTGCCAGCAGAATCGAGCAG TTCCAATCGGTAGTGCTTGCGTCAGAATCGGAGTAACATGTGATGGTGGATCAGTCTGTGTTGCTGGAATATGTGTATGTCCATTAGGTAAAACTCCGAGAAATGGAGTATGCATTGAACATGTAGCAG CTCGTCCTGGAACTTCCTGTCAAAACGAAGAAGAATGTGTCGATCACAGTTACTGCTCCCCAGAAACCAACAAATGCGAATGTATGAAAGCATCTCAAATGGTCATTGGAGGGGAGTGCCGCGAACGTTTGAAGGCTCATCCAGGATATGGATGTACGATGGGAGAAATGTGTGTCGGAAACTCAGTCTGTGTTAATGGAAAGTGTGCTTGTGTTgatggaaaagttgaaattaatAAGATCTGCATCGATCAAGTGTCAGCGAAGCCAGGAGATACATGCGGCAAGGGAATTATTTGTGAAGGAGGTAGTTATTGCAACACTGATTCTGGTAAATGTGCTTGTCGCAGAGGAGAGAATTCTATCAATGGT ATCTGCAAGGGTTTTACTTTTGTCTATCCAGGAGATCTCTGTACGGATATCACATCTAGATGCACGGGAGGTTCTTATTGTGCAAGAGGGCGATGTGAATGCCCACCCAGAATGAGCGCAATTGACAAGAAATGCGTGCATCAGCAAACAg CTGCCCCAGGTGAACCATGCTCAGAAAAGGTTGCCTGTTCACCATTCTCAGTATGTGAAAATAACGTGTGCAAATGTGTAAATAACATGATGATCCGGGACAAAATGTGCGTGCAAAGAAGAAAAGTTAATATTGGAAACTCGTGCAACAACGAAGACCAATGCCTTGGAAACTCTACATGCATGGATAACAATTGCCAATGTGGAATTGGCTTTGTTGCCAGCATGGATGTTTGTGTTCTGAGGAAAACTG TAACTCCGGGATATCTATGCAACCCTGAAGATATTTGTACTGGACAATCTGTATGCATCAAAGGAGTATGTCAATGCCAGCCTGATTACAAGCAAATGCACAATATATGTGTTAAGAAAAATATAGGAATTGAAGGAAGTCCTTGCTCGTCAAGAGATGACTGTGGAGAAGGTCTGATGTGTGGTGCTTCTGGGAAATGTTCTTGCCCAGAAGGACTTTTTTCAGTCAATGGAAAATGTAGAAGTTATG TTCAACTCGGACAAACTTGCACTAGTGACGATCGATGTGCCGAAAGAAATGCCCAATGCCAAGAAAACTATTGCACGTGTAGAACCGGATACACTAACATTAATGGACAGTGTGCTGCAAACATTGTGACTCCAGCTGAACCAGAAACTTTGTCACAAGTAAAAT CTGGTCTTCTCGGTCATATCTGTACATCGAATGACCATTGCAAAATTGCCCATTCTCAATGCCGTCGTAATGTTTGTCAATGTATTGATGGATATAGAATATTCGGATCAACCCAGTGTATTCCAAGACCTGGAAAACCGAAggaaagaaaaacggaaaaagaaAGTAAATTGGTAGAACTCGGCGATAAATGTGATAAACTATCATTGTGCTCAAAGGGAGCAATTTGTGAGAAGGGAGTGTGTTCCTGTCCTGAAACATTCTTTGAGAGTGATGGAGCTTGTGTGAAAAacgttgcaaaaattaaag TTGTGGTTCCTCCGTTGTCATCGTGTTTGGGTGGAGAAGAATGTAGTGGAAATAGTGAATGCGTTCATGGAATCTGCTTCTGTAAAGAAGAATTCACTCTGTTCGAGGGAAAATGTCAAAGATTAAGGATTATAGAGAAGTTGACTGTTCTCGAATCTAAGAAATTGATCAAGCCGATCAAGGCACATACTACTCCTACAGCTGCATCGAATACGACGCCAATTCCTGTGAAAACTACTACGACTCTTCAAACTACAACAGCTACGACGTTACCTGAAAATTACGTTTCCAGTTCTACAAATCGCCCTTTAACACCAATTATTATTTCAATGAAACTTGGATCAACTTCGTCTCCATCCCCACAAATCACTTCAAATCCAGAATACAAATGGAGAC tttCTAAACCCGGGCATATGTGTGATAACAAAACGCATTGCACAAATTGTTCTGTTTGTGTAAATGGTTTCTGTCGGTGTCCCGAAGGTCTTGTACATTATGGGGATAAATGTGTCAGTGAAATTGATG CAACTAAATGCCTGGCTTCTAATCAATGTCCATCCGGAGCTCAATGTGTGAAAGGAGAGTGTAGATGCAAGCCAGGACTTGGTATCACAAGATATGGATTTTGTGTTCCAATAACTTTCG CTGAGCCCGGAACATCTTGTGCGTATGGAGAACACTGTCAAAAAGATTCCCACTGTGAAGATGGTCTTTGTACATGCAATGAGCCCCTAGTcttgaaagaaaacaaatgcGTTGTATCACCACGag AACAAACAAGAAGACGTCAACCTTCAAGACTTCTGACCGAATGCCCGAGAGACGGATCATGCAGACTTCCCAGTTGCTTCTGCACTAG CACTGGAAAAATACCACCAAACAACTTCGACACGAAACAAGTTCCCCAAATGGTTATGTTGTCCTTCGACGATCCAATCACTGATAGAATCATTAACACTTTGAAATCTTTGTTCAGTGGAAGTATTCGCAATCCGAATGGATGTGCAATCAAAGGAACATTCTTTGTATCTCATCAGTGGAACAATTACGACCAATCCCTTTGGCTACATAGTACAAACCACGAGATTGGTGTGAATTCGATTACAAGAGAGGATCTTTCCGGTCGAACTCAAGAGAGATGGTACAAAGAACAAAAAGGAATGCGTGAAACACTTGCAGAGTTCAGTTTTATTGATAGATCTCATATTATTGGAACTCGGGCGCCGGAGCTTAAAATTGGAG gtgATGCTCAATATCGAATGATGTCTGAAAACAACTTTACTTTTGATAACTCAATGTTGGTCAGCAGCCCATATTGGCCACAAACGTTAGATCACAAATTAGCTTGGGAATGTGACGGAAATTGTCCAACACAAAGCCATAAGGCTATTTGGGAAATTCCAATTCAAAACATACAGGCAAATGACACGAGATGGTACAAAACATTAACGCGGGCCATGAAACCGTTTGACTCTCGTGATTCTGTGACAAAAATGCTCCAGAGAAACTTCATGAACCATTACAAAACCAACCGTGCACCATTTATATTAACATTGGACACTGAATTTTTGACGTATCTTCCAGACAATGGTGCAGTTTACGCTCTCagagactttttgaaattc attgttcaaaaacaagacGTTTTCGTGGTCACAGGAAGTCAAATTATTGATTACATGAGAAATCCGGTGGACCTTAACAATATTAAAAGTCTGCGTTCGTGGCAGTGCAAACCTCAAATGAAAGATGAAGCTAACCCATGCGAG aatcctaCGACGTGCAGTTTCAGTGGAAGAGCGAGAGGACAATTTGCGCATAGTTTCCGAATGTGTGGCGTTTGTCCCAAATCTTATCCTTGgatttaa